The Paenibacillus amylolyticus genome contains the following window.
CGTATTACTCTGATTATCCGTATTCGTTTGTTCCGTTTCAGCCGTATTGTTATCTGAGTCCACATTTCCTTGATTCGTCGAGCTACAAGCTGTGAGAATCGCAGTACATAGCACCGCCACACCCATAAATTTAGTCCATTTGTATATACTCATTGATATCACACCTCATTATTGTTGTTGTTATTGTATGTAAACATCATAGAGAGCAATCCTTAAATAAATCTGAATGAGATACATCGCAAATATCAGACCGCGGCACTTCCATATAATTAAAAAATCAAAAATGGGTATTGAGCAGGACGTTGCGTCACAGCTTACAATAAAAACACGGTGATTATAAGTCTAAAACAGTAATATAGCTGGAGGTGATTAGGTGGAATTTACAGTGGGGAAATTCGCTAGCATGGTGAATACAACGGTAAGGACTCTTAGGTATTATGAGAAAATCGGGCTTCTTGTGCCCAAAAATAAAAATGATCTCAATCAGAAAGTTTACGTTCGAGATGAACTCCAGAAATTTTATAATATACAGTTGCTGAAGAGCATGGGCTGGCCTTTAAACGAAATCAAACAAATGCTAGAAGAGACGGAGTATTCTTTTAGAGACATGTTAGAAATGCAAGAAGCTGTTCTTCTCGATCATAGAAATAAAATAAACCTGTCCCTGGACATGATGAAACGAATGAAGAAGGTAATGAATGAAACGGGTGATATCAATAACGAAGATCTGATGTTGCTCATGAATACTATACGTCTAGAGGAAGATCAAAGGACGATTCTAGAACAGCATTTCTCTCTAAACACAGTAGGGAAAATCATGCCCATAAATAAAAATCAACAAATCACATTGGATCTATTAAACAGGAGATTATTATCTTTTTTTCAAACGACAATTCATCGTGAACTTCGACCCGATAGCCCAGAAGTACAACGAGAATTAACAGAACTGTTAGCCATGGTTCCTGAATCTATTCAAGAGTTTACTGAGTCTGATTTGGGCATGGTCAAACAATTGGAGGTCTTTAAAGCTTTGTTGCCTGTTGGTATGGTCGAATTGATCGGGGAAGCGATTCAAGTGTTATATCAAGACCAGTGCGAAGAAAACGGAGAACAAGTATGAGAGAATTAAGTGCTCGACAG
Protein-coding sequences here:
- a CDS encoding MerR family transcriptional regulator → MEFTVGKFASMVNTTVRTLRYYEKIGLLVPKNKNDLNQKVYVRDELQKFYNIQLLKSMGWPLNEIKQMLEETEYSFRDMLEMQEAVLLDHRNKINLSLDMMKRMKKVMNETGDINNEDLMLLMNTIRLEEDQRTILEQHFSLNTVGKIMPINKNQQITLDLLNRRLLSFFQTTIHRELRPDSPEVQRELTELLAMVPESIQEFTESDLGMVKQLEVFKALLPVGMVELIGEAIQVLYQDQCEENGEQV